A section of the Halococcus agarilyticus genome encodes:
- a CDS encoding asparagine synthase-related protein, protein MTGIAGGTVSATAVEAMTGTLEHESWYETERFGGDDGGLGFVHHGDRDPSGHASWQDGDRAGAIYGVVSSQNERGLDTGEVIEAVLERPREVLPNLDGPFVIACYDGAAERVVLATDKIGARPCYYATPDDGGLLFGSEVKAPLSRIDDPTVDVAAVSDVVMLGHVWGEKTLVEDVRALPPSTVLEYEGGEVERTRYWTPDFEAAEPGDGYVFELASRYRDAVTDMAGTIDGETGLWLSGGLDSRTMATELKRATETNGGIDSIQTYTYDSNPPAGGNPALAGRIADTLDIANEEITLDGERFAEVIDAAIDATGGMVRWNTFVNLSAVYNLDGNAPGVVLEAAGQGELLGEHITRHQFTECEDAAEGLYHRQHAIPEDTLDDLIEADVDPRAPFERSARESDQRTMRRTMLDAHFQNHYARFVFASNPLARRKVGTRTPFANGAFLDHVAGLPMTYRMGTYPTTDGGVPYGASKSKLRLSRALNADLAKIPYERTRLPPAYPYPAHVAGFTLNTGVRLLLDQMTHGGQSLGDAWYRSDPDLREHVDDLLRGACEREFFNAAKIRELRREHLSDEEDNIMTIAPISTVEAWLQNHVD, encoded by the coding sequence ATGACAGGAATCGCCGGCGGGACAGTCTCCGCAACGGCCGTCGAAGCGATGACGGGGACGCTGGAGCACGAGTCGTGGTACGAGACCGAACGCTTCGGGGGGGACGACGGCGGGCTCGGGTTCGTCCACCACGGCGACCGGGACCCGTCCGGCCACGCGAGCTGGCAGGACGGCGATCGGGCGGGGGCCATCTACGGCGTGGTGTCGAGCCAGAACGAACGCGGTCTCGACACCGGCGAGGTGATCGAGGCGGTGCTGGAACGGCCGCGGGAGGTGCTGCCCAATCTGGATGGGCCGTTCGTGATCGCGTGTTACGACGGGGCGGCCGAACGGGTCGTGCTGGCGACCGACAAGATCGGCGCACGGCCGTGTTACTACGCGACCCCCGACGACGGGGGACTGCTGTTCGGGTCGGAAGTCAAGGCCCCCTTGAGTCGGATCGACGACCCCACGGTGGACGTGGCGGCGGTGAGCGACGTCGTGATGCTCGGCCACGTCTGGGGCGAGAAGACGCTCGTGGAGGACGTTCGCGCGCTGCCGCCGTCGACCGTGCTCGAATACGAGGGCGGCGAGGTCGAACGAACTCGATACTGGACGCCCGACTTCGAGGCGGCCGAGCCAGGCGACGGCTACGTGTTCGAACTGGCGAGCCGCTACCGGGACGCGGTCACCGACATGGCGGGCACCATCGACGGCGAGACCGGGCTGTGGCTCTCCGGGGGGCTCGACAGCCGGACGATGGCCACCGAGTTGAAGCGAGCCACCGAGACGAACGGCGGTATCGACTCGATCCAGACCTACACGTACGACTCCAACCCGCCGGCGGGCGGCAACCCCGCGCTCGCCGGTCGCATCGCCGACACGCTCGACATCGCGAACGAGGAGATCACGCTCGACGGGGAGCGATTCGCCGAGGTCATCGATGCGGCGATCGACGCGACCGGCGGGATGGTACGCTGGAACACGTTCGTCAACCTCTCGGCCGTCTACAACCTCGACGGGAACGCCCCGGGCGTCGTCCTCGAAGCCGCCGGCCAGGGCGAACTCCTCGGCGAGCACATCACGCGCCATCAGTTCACCGAGTGTGAGGACGCCGCCGAGGGGCTCTACCACCGCCAGCACGCGATCCCGGAGGACACCCTCGACGACCTCATCGAGGCCGACGTCGACCCGCGAGCACCGTTCGAGCGCTCGGCACGGGAGAGCGACCAGCGGACGATGCGCCGGACGATGCTCGACGCCCACTTCCAGAACCACTACGCCCGCTTCGTCTTCGCGAGCAACCCGCTGGCGAGGCGCAAGGTCGGGACCCGGACGCCCTTTGCGAACGGTGCGTTCCTCGATCACGTCGCCGGGCTGCCGATGACCTATCGGATGGGGACGTACCCGACCACCGACGGCGGCGTGCCCTACGGTGCCAGCAAGTCGAAGCTCAGGCTGAGCCGGGCGCTGAACGCGGATCTCGCGAAGATCCCCTACGAGCGAACCCGTCTGCCGCCGGCGTACCCCTACCCCGCTCACGTCGCCGGGTTCACCCTGAACACCGGCGTCAGGCTGCTCCTCGATCAGATGACTCATGGCGGGCAGAGTCTGGGCGACGCGTGGTACCGCTCCGATCCGGACCTGCGCGAGCACGTCGACGACCTCCTGCGCGGCGCGTGCGAGCGCGAGTTCTTCAACGCAGCGAAGATCCGGGAGCTCCGGCGCGAACATCTCAGCGACGAGGAAGACAACATCATGACGATCGCGCCGATCTCGACCGTCGAGGCGTGGCTCCAGAACCACGTCGACTGA
- a CDS encoding DNA-directed DNA polymerase II small subunit: MPRSTPVEVVNELATRGYNAEREAVTLLARADDLEDAIERATETVPDEALTLSADDVAAVVRTADATGSSPGHTDGSSPDTRSGSPATDSDGSGDSATTPAETPDQPPSNPSVSSGTATHENDRRTDSPLETKGSGRDEAAGERTTERSVDPDLRSLDVQGDVTGRSTGTGEYADFVATFRDRYERLSGLLRSRVNHRPTEAVDAMAGGSDAAIVGMIADIRSTANGHWLVELEDTTGTFPCLILKDREIASVVDELLLDELVAVEGTLAGDGGILFVDELHFPDVPRTYRPSTADRHVRAALISDVHVGSQEFANEAWSAFADWLHTEDAAAVEYLLVAGDMVEGVGVYPDQDEELDIVDIYEQYEAFAERLKEVPGDMEILLTPGNHDAVRLAEPQPGFDEELREIMSVHDARFSGNPSTVTIEGVTILMYHGVSLDEVIAELPEEKANYDEPHKAMYQLLKKRHIAPQYGGHTRLAPEERDYLVMEEIPDVFHTGHVHKLGYGKYHNVLAINSGCWQEQTSFQKSVNIDPDVGYAPILDLDTLDLTIQKF, translated from the coding sequence GTGCCGCGTTCGACACCGGTCGAGGTCGTGAACGAGCTCGCCACGAGGGGGTACAACGCCGAACGCGAGGCCGTGACCCTGCTCGCGAGGGCGGACGACCTCGAAGACGCGATCGAGCGTGCGACCGAGACCGTCCCGGACGAGGCGCTCACCCTCTCGGCCGACGACGTCGCAGCCGTCGTCCGAACCGCCGATGCCACCGGTTCGTCTCCCGGTCACACCGACGGTTCGTCGCCCGACACTCGATCCGGCTCACCTGCCACCGATTCTGACGGTTCCGGAGATTCCGCCACCACACCGGCTGAGACGCCCGATCAACCCCCATCAAACCCCTCCGTTTCGAGTGGAACTGCGACCCATGAGAACGACAGGCGAACCGACTCTCCACTCGAAACGAAGGGGTCGGGGAGAGACGAAGCTGCCGGCGAAAGAACTACCGAGCGCTCGGTCGACCCGGACCTCAGATCGCTCGACGTACAGGGCGACGTCACCGGCCGGAGCACCGGTACGGGCGAGTACGCCGACTTCGTCGCCACCTTCCGGGACCGGTACGAACGTCTCTCCGGCCTCCTGCGCTCGCGCGTCAACCACCGACCGACCGAGGCGGTCGACGCGATGGCCGGCGGGAGCGACGCCGCGATCGTCGGGATGATCGCCGACATCCGGTCGACCGCGAACGGCCACTGGCTGGTCGAGCTCGAAGACACCACCGGCACGTTTCCCTGTCTCATCCTCAAGGACCGCGAGATCGCAAGCGTCGTCGACGAACTCCTGCTCGACGAGCTCGTCGCGGTCGAGGGCACGCTCGCGGGCGACGGCGGGATCCTGTTCGTCGACGAACTCCACTTCCCCGACGTCCCCCGGACCTATCGACCGTCGACCGCCGACCGCCACGTCCGCGCGGCTCTGATCTCGGACGTCCACGTCGGCAGCCAAGAGTTCGCCAACGAGGCGTGGTCGGCCTTCGCCGACTGGCTCCACACCGAGGACGCGGCAGCGGTCGAGTACCTCCTCGTCGCGGGCGACATGGTCGAAGGGGTGGGCGTCTACCCGGACCAGGACGAGGAGCTCGATATCGTCGACATCTACGAACAGTACGAGGCCTTCGCCGAACGCCTGAAGGAGGTCCCCGGCGATATGGAGATCCTCCTCACCCCGGGCAACCACGACGCCGTCCGACTCGCCGAACCCCAGCCAGGCTTCGACGAGGAGCTCCGGGAGATCATGAGCGTCCACGACGCGCGCTTTTCGGGCAATCCCTCGACGGTCACGATCGAGGGCGTCACGATTCTGATGTACCACGGCGTCAGCCTCGACGAGGTGATCGCCGAACTCCCCGAGGAGAAGGCCAACTACGACGAGCCTCACAAGGCGATGTACCAGCTCCTGAAAAAGCGCCACATCGCCCCCCAGTACGGCGGCCACACTCGACTCGCACCCGAGGAGCGTGACTACCTCGTGATGGAGGAGATCCCCGATGTCTTTCACACTGGTCACGTCCACAAACTCGGCTACGGGAAATACCACAACGTGCTCGCGATCAACTCCGGGTGCTGGCAGGAACAGACGAGCTTCCAGAAGAGCGTCAACATCGACCCCGACGTGGGCTACGCGCCGATCCTCGATCTCGACACGCTCGACCTGACGATCCAGAAGTTCTAG
- a CDS encoding S26 family signal peptidase: MDSGDGSDSWSEWNGRETAADDETGRDGSERANGSGGEPGQGGPRDGASDSKRASDSGGSSGSNGPIARARWLATTDNEAVAFVREVASSLAIVAAIGLLLFAVSGIWPPMVAIESGSMEPNLYRGDLVFVMEEHRFAGGAAHAGTGVVSYRAGANASYREFNEYGDVIVYEQNGDPRATPIIHRARFWVNDGENWYDEANRAFLGGADDCEELSNCPAPHAGFITKGDHNGEYDQIGFDPISDPVKPSWITGTAEFRIPWLGEIRLLFGMVNAGASALVGTLSTPGGSVLGTLAGVGMVRAVR; encoded by the coding sequence ATGGATTCCGGCGACGGCTCCGATTCGTGGTCCGAGTGGAACGGCCGGGAGACCGCCGCCGACGACGAGACCGGACGGGACGGGAGCGAACGCGCGAATGGGAGCGGAGGGGAACCGGGGCAGGGTGGACCACGGGACGGAGCATCGGATTCGAAGAGAGCGTCGGATTCGGGCGGGTCGTCGGGTTCGAATGGGCCGATCGCGCGTGCGCGATGGCTGGCGACGACCGACAACGAGGCGGTGGCGTTCGTCCGGGAGGTGGCGTCGAGTCTCGCGATCGTGGCGGCCATCGGTCTCCTCCTGTTCGCCGTTTCCGGCATCTGGCCGCCGATGGTCGCGATCGAGAGCGGGAGTATGGAGCCGAACCTCTACAGAGGTGATCTCGTGTTCGTGATGGAGGAACACCGCTTCGCCGGCGGGGCGGCCCACGCCGGGACAGGGGTGGTCAGCTACCGTGCAGGAGCGAACGCGAGCTACAGGGAGTTCAACGAGTACGGCGACGTCATCGTGTACGAACAGAACGGCGACCCGCGTGCGACGCCGATCATCCACCGTGCACGCTTCTGGGTGAACGACGGCGAGAACTGGTACGACGAGGCCAACCGGGCGTTCCTCGGCGGTGCCGACGACTGTGAGGAGCTGTCGAACTGCCCGGCCCCCCACGCCGGGTTCATCACCAAGGGCGACCACAACGGGGAGTACGATCAGATCGGCTTCGATCCCATCAGCGATCCGGTCAAGCCGTCGTGGATCACCGGCACCGCGGAGTTCCGCATCCCGTGGCTCGGCGAGATCCGGCTGCTGTTCGGGATGGTGAACGCGGGCGCGAGCGCGCTCGTCGGCACACTGAGCACGCCGGGCGGATCGGTCCTCGGCACACTCGCCGGCGTCGGGATGGTGCGGGCCGTTCGGTGA
- a CDS encoding Cdc6/Cdc18 family protein, which translates to MGGNDSTPDDRDGADREDDVPSTDAEETVDDLPFGEFDEGSAGVEHPDDPDDPSDSTDSGTARPEATPEIDPSASSGDSLSRDKSSRSDPPDDDTSQGGLFDDLLSGDPIFENKDVLRPSYTPDQLPHRQAQINDMATILVGALRGETPSNILIYGKTGTGKTASAKFVSNELETTSQKYDVPCEVEYINCEVTDTQYRVLAQLANTFIEANERHIETRLASLRDLKERATGGQATLDDTTAENVGTAESTDTAGNVEDTGTIEDDGNAGNHGDDENVHLADDPEFDSIAAIEERIAELEADLDAFEPVPMTGWPTDRVYSTFFDAVDYHERVVVIMLDEIDKLVEKSGDDTLYNLSRMNSELDNSRVSIMGISNDLKFTEFLDPRVKSSLGEEEIVFPPYDATQLRDILAARAEIAFEPDALSEDVIPLCAAFAAQEHGDARRALDLLRTAGELAERGQTERVDEDHVRQAQEKIELDRVVEVVRTLPTQSKVVLFAVILLERNGAQNINTGEVYNIYRRLCDEIDADVLTQRRVTDLISELDMLGIVNAVVVSKGRYGRTKEMNLSVPIEETEAVLTSDSRLGDIEDVQPFVQARFDS; encoded by the coding sequence ATGGGAGGAAACGACTCGACACCGGACGATCGCGACGGGGCGGACCGGGAGGACGACGTCCCGTCCACCGACGCCGAGGAGACCGTCGACGACCTCCCGTTCGGTGAGTTCGACGAGGGTTCGGCCGGTGTCGAACATCCGGACGATCCGGACGATCCGAGCGACTCGACCGATTCAGGGACCGCACGACCGGAGGCGACTCCGGAGATCGATCCATCGGCGTCGTCCGGGGATTCGCTCTCCCGCGACAAGTCGTCGCGAAGCGACCCACCCGACGACGACACGTCACAGGGCGGGCTGTTCGACGATCTCCTCAGCGGCGATCCGATCTTCGAGAACAAGGACGTCCTTCGGCCCTCCTATACGCCCGATCAGCTCCCCCATCGCCAGGCACAGATCAACGACATGGCGACCATCCTCGTCGGCGCGCTCCGTGGGGAGACCCCCTCGAACATCCTGATCTACGGCAAGACTGGAACCGGGAAGACCGCGAGCGCGAAGTTCGTGAGCAACGAGCTCGAGACCACCTCCCAGAAGTACGACGTGCCCTGCGAGGTCGAGTACATCAACTGCGAGGTCACCGACACTCAATATCGTGTGCTCGCCCAGCTCGCGAACACGTTCATCGAGGCCAACGAGCGTCACATCGAGACCAGGCTCGCCAGCCTCCGTGATCTGAAAGAGCGCGCGACCGGGGGCCAGGCAACCCTCGACGACACCACTGCCGAGAACGTCGGCACCGCCGAGAGCACCGACACTGCAGGGAACGTCGAAGATACCGGAACCATCGAAGACGACGGGAACGCGGGGAACCACGGCGACGACGAGAACGTTCATCTCGCCGACGATCCCGAGTTCGACTCGATCGCCGCGATCGAAGAGCGGATCGCGGAGCTCGAGGCCGATCTCGACGCGTTCGAACCCGTGCCGATGACCGGCTGGCCGACCGATCGCGTCTACTCCACGTTCTTCGACGCGGTCGACTACCACGAGCGAGTCGTGGTCATCATGCTCGACGAGATCGACAAGCTCGTGGAGAAGAGCGGCGACGACACCCTCTACAATCTCTCGCGGATGAACTCCGAGCTCGACAACTCTCGGGTGTCGATCATGGGAATCTCGAACGATCTCAAGTTCACCGAGTTCCTCGATCCCCGGGTCAAGTCGAGCCTCGGCGAGGAGGAGATCGTCTTCCCGCCCTACGACGCGACCCAGCTCCGGGATATCCTCGCCGCGCGCGCGGAGATCGCCTTCGAACCCGACGCGCTTTCGGAGGACGTCATCCCGCTCTGTGCGGCCTTTGCCGCCCAGGAACACGGCGACGCCAGGCGCGCGCTCGACCTCCTCCGCACGGCGGGCGAACTCGCCGAACGCGGTCAGACCGAGCGCGTCGACGAGGATCACGTCAGGCAGGCCCAGGAGAAGATCGAACTCGACAGAGTCGTCGAAGTCGTCCGCACCCTCCCGACCCAGTCGAAGGTCGTCCTCTTCGCGGTGATCCTCCTCGAACGCAACGGCGCACAGAACATCAACACCGGCGAGGTGTACAACATCTACCGCCGGCTCTGCGACGAGATCGATGCCGACGTCCTCACGCAGCGCCGTGTCACGGACCTCATCTCCGAGCTCGACATGCTCGGGATCGTCAACGCGGTCGTCGTCTCGAAGGGACGGTACGGCCGGACCAAGGAGATGAACCTCTCAGTCCCGATCGAGGAGACCGAGGCCGTTCTCACCAGCGACTCGCGACTCGGCGACATCGAGGACGTCCAGCCGTTCGTCCAGGCGCGCTTCGACAGCTAG
- a CDS encoding SdpI family protein: protein MTEASTRSSRTPLRGSLDAGGVLAVVLSIATSALAYGTLPDRMRIHWSLGGPYYGPEFAATPIVLIAFPLLVAGFYVGSRWLRAYLETTEAFDVARLLYDGCTLLLLAGVLLLQLVIIWVNLG, encoded by the coding sequence ATGACGGAGGCATCAACCCGATCCAGCCGTACTCCACTCCGCGGATCGTTGGATGCGGGCGGGGTTCTGGCCGTCGTGCTGAGTATCGCCACGAGTGCGCTCGCCTACGGGACGCTCCCCGACCGAATGCGGATTCACTGGTCACTCGGCGGCCCCTACTACGGACCCGAGTTCGCTGCAACGCCGATCGTGCTGATCGCGTTTCCGCTACTCGTCGCGGGTTTCTACGTCGGTAGCCGCTGGCTCCGGGCGTATCTCGAAACGACCGAAGCGTTCGACGTGGCCCGCCTGCTCTACGACGGCTGCACACTTCTGCTACTCGCGGGAGTGTTGCTCCTGCAGCTCGTGATCATCTGGGTCAATCTCGGATAG
- a CDS encoding winged helix-turn-helix domain-containing protein, which yields MSEESDVEAIAALLEDEIVRTILAETSVEPMSASTLSERCGASQPTVYRRLDDLRERDLLVERTRPDPTGGHHHTVYSTNFRRVTVDLDDGSFSLHVDRQEDIVDRFTALIEGM from the coding sequence GTGAGCGAGGAGTCCGACGTCGAAGCCATCGCCGCACTCTTAGAAGACGAGATCGTGCGGACGATCCTCGCCGAGACGAGCGTCGAACCCATGTCAGCGAGCACCTTGAGCGAACGTTGCGGAGCATCGCAACCGACCGTGTACCGCCGCCTCGACGACCTCCGCGAGCGCGACCTGCTGGTCGAACGAACGCGCCCGGATCCAACCGGCGGTCATCATCACACGGTGTACTCGACGAACTTCCGGCGAGTCACCGTCGATCTCGACGACGGCAGCTTCAGCCTCCACGTCGATCGGCAGGAGGACATCGTCGATCGGTTTACCGCGTTGATCGAGGGGATGTGA
- a CDS encoding DUF7521 family protein, whose protein sequence is MLSAVLQTAGGATSGWVGTVLQASDVVGALLGLFIAYQAFRGYRRNRSRPMLFISLGFVLVLGVPFTLFVVFLLVRTVPRTGLAALIQVSEITGLSCIVYALHMQPDSDRSAT, encoded by the coding sequence ATGCTGTCGGCAGTTCTCCAGACGGCGGGCGGAGCCACGTCGGGATGGGTTGGGACAGTGCTTCAGGCGAGCGACGTCGTCGGCGCACTCCTCGGACTGTTCATCGCCTACCAGGCCTTCCGGGGCTACCGACGCAATCGGAGTCGGCCGATGCTGTTCATCTCACTCGGGTTCGTTCTCGTCCTCGGCGTACCGTTCACGCTGTTCGTCGTCTTCTTGCTCGTGCGGACGGTCCCGCGGACGGGACTCGCCGCCCTCATACAGGTGAGCGAGATCACGGGGCTGAGCTGTATCGTCTACGCGCTCCACATGCAGCCCGACTCGGACCGATCAGCCACGTGA
- a CDS encoding Era-like GTP-binding protein: MGLFTGLRNSIARVTSSLFSGGQRQRRIGIYGPPNAGKTTLANRIARDWTGDAVGPESHIPHETRRARRKEDIEIERNGKSVSIDIVDTPGVATKVDYTEFLEHDMEEDDAVRRSREATEGVAEAMHWLREDVDGVIYVLDAAEDPFTQVNTMLVGIIESQDLPVLIFANKIDLDEASVQRINNAFPQHETVPLSALEGDNMDEVYDKIAEYFG, translated from the coding sequence ATGGGACTGTTCACGGGACTCAGAAACAGTATCGCACGGGTGACGTCGAGCCTCTTTTCGGGGGGCCAGCGACAGCGCCGGATCGGGATCTACGGCCCGCCGAACGCCGGCAAGACCACGCTCGCGAACCGGATCGCGCGCGACTGGACCGGCGACGCGGTCGGCCCGGAGAGCCACATTCCCCACGAGACCAGGCGCGCCCGCCGGAAGGAGGACATCGAGATCGAGCGCAACGGGAAGTCGGTCTCGATCGACATCGTCGACACGCCAGGCGTCGCCACCAAGGTCGACTACACCGAGTTCCTCGAACACGACATGGAGGAGGACGACGCCGTCCGCCGGTCGCGGGAGGCGACCGAGGGCGTCGCCGAGGCGATGCACTGGCTCCGCGAGGACGTCGACGGCGTGATCTACGTGCTCGACGCGGCCGAGGACCCCTTCACCCAGGTCAACACCATGCTCGTGGGGATCATCGAGAGCCAGGACCTTCCCGTCCTCATTTTCGCCAACAAGATCGACCTCGACGAGGCGAGCGTCCAGCGCATCAACAACGCCTTCCCCCAGCACGAGACGGTCCCGCTCTCGGCGCTCGAAGGTGACAACATGGACGAGGTGTACGACAAGATCGCGGAGTACTTCGGCTGA
- a CDS encoding DUF2073 domain-containing protein, which translates to MSEAHDDPGTDGDAGGDDEIDAENADDGSGVQIDMISGERMDGLTSMEKIRLILDGVHDGNIVILEEGLDPDEESKLIEVTMAEISPDEFTGIEIETYPGTEQQGNGGFFDRLLGRESRTKLTVIGPANRLETLHKDETLISALVTRR; encoded by the coding sequence ATGTCCGAAGCACACGACGATCCCGGCACCGACGGCGACGCCGGCGGTGACGACGAGATCGACGCCGAAAACGCCGACGACGGGAGCGGCGTCCAGATCGACATGATCAGCGGCGAGCGGATGGACGGGCTGACGAGCATGGAGAAGATCCGGCTGATCCTCGACGGGGTCCACGACGGCAACATCGTTATCCTGGAGGAGGGCCTCGATCCCGACGAGGAGTCGAAACTCATCGAGGTGACGATGGCCGAGATCAGTCCCGACGAGTTCACCGGCATCGAGATCGAGACGTATCCGGGCACCGAACAGCAGGGAAACGGCGGCTTTTTCGATCGGCTGCTCGGCCGCGAGTCACGCACCAAGCTCACCGTCATCGGGCCGGCGAACCGACTCGAAACGCTCCACAAGGACGAGACCCTGATCAGCGCGCTCGTCACCCGCCGATGA
- a CDS encoding OapC/ArvC family zinc-ribbon domain-containing protein, with protein sequence MPHQCTECGHVFPDGSKEMLSGCPDCGGNKFQFRPASDARDTDTGPGSSTEPGTPSEPGASTEPGTSTEPGTSTEPGTSTEPGTSSEDETATPSSESSPGDRGPATADSEPSAADSAPTSPSEPSESPTPSETHVSTDTDSTAEPRPNDGDTESPLETKGDVEASSGQTNPADGTETAASSSEPDESADGDDTDNVEALRRELNDQFESIKILEPGQYELNLMELYNREERIIALKEDGQYVIDVPDTWLGDDDS encoded by the coding sequence ATGCCCCACCAGTGTACGGAGTGCGGCCACGTCTTCCCCGACGGCTCGAAGGAGATGCTGTCGGGCTGTCCGGACTGCGGCGGCAACAAGTTCCAGTTCCGACCCGCGAGCGACGCGCGCGACACCGACACCGGGCCGGGATCGTCCACCGAACCCGGAACTCCCAGCGAGCCCGGAGCATCCACCGAACCCGGAACATCCACCGAGCCCGGAACATCCACCGAGCCCGGAACATCCACCGAGCCCGGCACGTCGTCGGAAGACGAGACGGCAACCCCGTCCTCGGAGTCGTCGCCAGGCGACCGGGGCCCAGCCACCGCCGACTCCGAGCCGTCCGCGGCCGATTCCGCTCCCACGTCACCATCCGAACCGTCCGAGTCGCCGACTCCATCCGAAACCCATGTCTCGACCGACACCGACTCGACGGCCGAGCCACGGCCGAACGACGGTGACACGGAATCTCCACTCGAAACGAAGGGGGATGTCGAGGCGTCGTCCGGACAGACCAATCCGGCCGATGGAACCGAAACCGCCGCCAGCTCCAGCGAACCCGACGAATCGGCCGACGGAGACGACACCGACAACGTGGAGGCGCTCCGACGCGAGCTCAACGACCAGTTCGAGAGCATCAAGATCCTCGAACCGGGCCAGTACGAGCTCAACTTGATGGAGCTTTACAACCGCGAGGAGCGCATCATCGCCCTCAAGGAGGACGGCCAGTACGTCATCGACGTGCCGGATACGTGGCTCGGCGACGACGATTCCTAA
- a CDS encoding DUF7089 family protein → MFEPRSLTGELAGIRNEHASEALVLDCERDFETLDPAVAESLGPLVDGLDPITYPDGWLPPDVPDALHRYAGDEFTIGMPGDGGVAWTAQTTPPTILVKPRLRGSPDAFVDFLLADALVEAGLDFPEHFLGFFGSTYPDLAAATPLGPADTYQLAAALYDAFLGLHTCETFAAWHDEYPGLHDAWTDAGERLEPRLADLSNEVATGDTAFAAAAELACSGVKHDLDLPTPFGALDTRAYREYGAEYAIEWATKTFEKLDE, encoded by the coding sequence ATGTTCGAGCCGCGATCGCTCACCGGCGAACTCGCCGGGATCCGAAACGAACACGCATCCGAGGCGCTCGTCCTCGACTGCGAGCGCGACTTCGAGACGCTCGATCCCGCAGTCGCCGAATCACTCGGCCCGCTCGTCGACGGACTCGATCCGATCACCTACCCCGACGGGTGGCTCCCGCCGGATGTTCCCGACGCACTCCATCGCTACGCCGGCGACGAGTTCACGATCGGCATGCCGGGCGACGGCGGCGTCGCGTGGACCGCCCAGACCACCCCGCCGACGATCCTCGTCAAACCCCGTCTTCGGGGTTCGCCCGACGCGTTCGTCGACTTCCTGCTCGCCGACGCCCTCGTCGAGGCGGGGCTCGACTTCCCGGAACACTTCCTCGGCTTCTTCGGCTCCACCTACCCCGATCTCGCCGCCGCCACGCCGCTCGGCCCCGCGGACACTTACCAGCTCGCCGCCGCGCTCTACGACGCCTTCCTCGGACTCCACACCTGCGAGACCTTCGCGGCGTGGCACGACGAATACCCCGGACTCCACGACGCGTGGACCGACGCGGGCGAGCGCCTCGAACCCAGGCTCGCCGACCTCTCGAACGAGGTCGCCACCGGCGACACGGCCTTCGCGGCGGCCGCCGAACTCGCCTGCAGCGGCGTCAAACACGATCTCGACCTCCCGACGCCGTTCGGCGCGCTCGACACCAGAGCCTACCGCGAGTACGGCGCGGAGTACGCGATCGAGTGGGCCACGAAGACCTTCGAGAAACTCGACGAATAG
- a CDS encoding DUF7090 family protein, which yields MDYALTIENTPDSIPAGTGVLLCHPSTGETDRIDTDFLSTDTDRFLVISTRTTAREVEQKLEHYAVDRSKATILDALSVERGYSRRSGNDVHYVASPDDLDGIVESTREFLDSTDGKRRVSVDSITEMAYYADEERAREAVEALLALLEEHDAVGLFHLAEEVHEESVVSGYHELFEGVITLDPDDDVTGEF from the coding sequence ATGGATTACGCGCTCACGATCGAGAACACCCCTGACTCCATCCCGGCCGGAACCGGCGTGCTCCTCTGTCATCCGAGCACCGGCGAGACCGACCGGATCGACACCGACTTCCTGAGCACCGACACCGACCGCTTTCTGGTGATCTCGACGCGCACCACCGCGCGCGAGGTCGAACAGAAGCTCGAACACTACGCGGTCGACCGATCGAAGGCAACCATCCTCGACGCGCTCAGCGTCGAGCGAGGGTACTCACGGCGCTCGGGCAACGACGTCCACTACGTCGCCTCGCCCGACGACCTCGACGGGATCGTCGAGAGCACCCGCGAGTTTCTCGATTCGACCGACGGCAAACGCCGGGTCAGCGTCGATTCGATCACCGAGATGGCGTACTACGCCGACGAGGAGCGCGCCCGCGAAGCGGTCGAAGCGCTGCTCGCGCTCTTGGAGGAGCACGACGCGGTCGGACTGTTCCACCTCGCGGAAGAAGTCCACGAGGAGAGCGTTGTTTCGGGGTATCACGAGCTGTTCGAGGGCGTGATCACGCTCGATCCGGACGACGACGTGACCGGCGAGTTCTGA